Below is a genomic region from Candidatus Methanoperedens sp..
AAAATAGGAATAATTATAAACACAAATGATCCGGAAACTGTATGGAATGCCTTTAGATTTGGCGTAACATCTTTAATTATAGAGCACGAGATAAAAGTGTTTCTCCTGGGTAAAGGTGTGGAGAGCGAACTTATTAAGAATGAAAAATTCAATGTGCAGGAACAGATCGGGCTGTTTGTAGAGCATAAAGGTCAGATATTTACATGCGGAACATGCCTGAAACTGAGGCAGATGAAGGGGAGCGAGGTCTGCCCGATATCTACAATGCATGATATGCTCCATATAGTCGAAGAATCGGACAAGGTTTTAGTATTTGGTTGATAAAGAAATAACATATGATGGATAAAATTGTAGAAAATATTGTTTTTATAAAGAGTTTGGACCTTTTCAAGGACGCTTTTCCCGAAAGGATAGATCAAATACTGAAGAATAAAGAAGAGGGCAAGAAAATAGTAGGAACACTGTGTCTTTATGTCCCGGATGAACTCATCTATGCTTGTGGTGTGGATCGGGTAATACTATGCGGCGGAAGAAGCGCCCCCATTGAGGCGGCAGAGCAATATTTGCCAAGAAACCTCTGTCCTCTGATCAAATCCTCTTTTGGCTCTGTAATTGACCAGAAATGCAGTAAGACTAAATCCTGTCCTCATTTTGGTCTGGTTGACCTGATTATCGCAGAGGCTACATGTGATGGAAAAAAGAAGATGTATGAACTCCTGAACCAGTACATCCCAATCCATGT
It encodes:
- a CDS encoding DsrE family protein, which encodes MGIIINTNDPETVWNAFRFGVTSLIIEHEIKVFLLGKGVESELIKNEKFNVQEQIGLFVEHKGQIFTCGTCLKLRQMKGSEVCPISTMHDMLHIVEESDKVLVFG